A window from Nothobranchius furzeri strain GRZ-AD chromosome 17, NfurGRZ-RIMD1, whole genome shotgun sequence encodes these proteins:
- the LOC139063607 gene encoding oocyte zinc finger protein XlCOF6-like isoform X1, with product MTGRARARSRGRVRDQETAVPGASKASEPAPVPAPSAEAGLVGRGTEEVSRKREETDEKPLLLHFHNHQMKDGGVPTSSLAGQMTAKVGGGAETSKNLDLDPNEKTSDSSEIEVGGEDEDDVNLDSEHSDSGPEPGNGDHGCNENKSSKSDIKTVNKSFSCPVCGIRFLHKWSLQKHVRMTSHSAVKSSECSDNTKCVKEKQHGGSCRKVMKQPKSFCCDDCGKRFSHKSNLTHHMKGHTGQKPFACELCGYRCTQKASLNKHMRVHTGEKPFACELCEYRCTQKAHLNRHMRVHTGEKPFACELCGYRCFQKAHLNEHMRVHTGEKPFACELCGYRCTQKAHLNRHMRVHTGEKPFACELCGYRCTLKATLNTHMKVHTGEKPFACELCGYRCTLKAHLNRHMRVHTGEKPFACELCGYRCTLKATLNTHMKVHTGEKPFACELCGYRCTQKASLNTHMRVHTGEKPFACELCEYRCTQKANLNTHMRVHTGEKPFACELCGYRCTLKAILNKHMRVHTGEKPFACELCEYRCTQKANLNTHMRVHTGEKPFACELCGYRCTLKASLNKHMRVHTGEKPFVCELCGQRFHQKTHLKRHTSIHTSVCV from the exons AGCAAGGCTAGTGAGCCTGCACCTGTACCGGCTCCCTCTGCTGAAGCGGGGCTGGTTGGCAGAGGCACTGAAGAAG tttcaaggaagagagaagagacggatgagaaacctctgctcttacatttccacaaccatcaaatgaaagatggaggtgtcccaaccagcagcttggctgggcagatgacagcaaaagttggtggaggagcagaaactagcaagaacctagatctggaccctaatgaaaagacgtctgattcttcagagattgaagttggtggagaagatgaagatgatgtgaatctagactctgagcaTTCAGACTCTGGGCCAGAACCTGGAAACggagaccatggctgtaatgagaacaagtcttcaaagtcagatattaagacagtcaacaaatcatttagctgccctgtgtgtggtatacggttcctccacaagtggtctcttcagaaacatgtgagaatgacaagtcattcagcagtaaagtcttcagagtgttcggataatacaaaatgtgtgaaagagaagcaacatggaggCTCATGCAGAAAAGTCATGAAACAACCAAAATCATTttgttgtgatgactgtggaaaaagatttagccataagtcCAATTTAACCCATCATATGAAAGGCCACaccggacagaagccttttgcctgtgagctctgtggatacagatgtacccaaaaggcaagtttaaacaaacacatgagagttcacacaggagagaagccttttgcctgtgagctctgtgaatacaggtgtacccaaaaggcacatttaaacagacacatgagagttcacacaggagagaagccttttgcctgtgagctctgtggatacagatgtttccaaaaggcacatttaaacgaacacatgagagttcacacaggagagaagccttttgcctgtgagctctgtggatacagatgtacccaaaaggcacatttaaacagacacatgagagttcacacaggagagaagccttttgcctgtgagctctgtggatacagatgtaccctaaaggcaactttaaacacacacatgaaagtccacactggagagaagccttttgcctgtgagctctgtggatacagatgtaccctgaaggcacatttaaacagacacatgagagttcacacaggagagaagccttttgcctgtgagctctgtggatacagatgtaccctaaaggcaactttaaacacacacatgaaagtccacacaggagagaagccttttgcctgtgagctctgtggatacagatgtacccaaaaggcaagtttaaacacacacatgagagttcacacaggagagaagccttttgcctgtgagctctgtgaatacagatgtacccaaaaggcaaatttaaacacacacatgagagttcacacaggagagaagccttttgcctgtgagctctgtggatacagatgtaccctaaaggcaattttaaacaaacacatgagagttcacacaggagagaagccttttgcctgtgagctctgtgaatacagatgtacccaaaaggcaaatttaaacacacacatgagagttcacacaggagagaagccttttgcctgtgagctctgtggatacagatgtaccctaaaggcaagtttaaacaaacacatgagagttcacacaggagagaagccttttgtctgtgagctctgtggacaaagatttcaccaaaagacacatttaaagagacatacgagcatccacacaagtgtgtgtgtgtga
- the LOC139063607 gene encoding oocyte zinc finger protein XlCOF6-like isoform X2 translates to MKDGGVPTSSLAGQMTAKVGGGAETSKNLDLDPNEKTSDSSEIEVGGEDEDDVNLDSEHSDSGPEPGNGDHGCNENKSSKSDIKTVNKSFSCPVCGIRFLHKWSLQKHVRMTSHSAVKSSECSDNTKCVKEKQHGGSCRKVMKQPKSFCCDDCGKRFSHKSNLTHHMKGHTGQKPFACELCGYRCTQKASLNKHMRVHTGEKPFACELCEYRCTQKAHLNRHMRVHTGEKPFACELCGYRCFQKAHLNEHMRVHTGEKPFACELCGYRCTQKAHLNRHMRVHTGEKPFACELCGYRCTLKATLNTHMKVHTGEKPFACELCGYRCTLKAHLNRHMRVHTGEKPFACELCGYRCTLKATLNTHMKVHTGEKPFACELCGYRCTQKASLNTHMRVHTGEKPFACELCEYRCTQKANLNTHMRVHTGEKPFACELCGYRCTLKAILNKHMRVHTGEKPFACELCEYRCTQKANLNTHMRVHTGEKPFACELCGYRCTLKASLNKHMRVHTGEKPFVCELCGQRFHQKTHLKRHTSIHTSVCV, encoded by the coding sequence atgaaagatggaggtgtcccaaccagcagcttggctgggcagatgacagcaaaagttggtggaggagcagaaactagcaagaacctagatctggaccctaatgaaaagacgtctgattcttcagagattgaagttggtggagaagatgaagatgatgtgaatctagactctgagcaTTCAGACTCTGGGCCAGAACCTGGAAACggagaccatggctgtaatgagaacaagtcttcaaagtcagatattaagacagtcaacaaatcatttagctgccctgtgtgtggtatacggttcctccacaagtggtctcttcagaaacatgtgagaatgacaagtcattcagcagtaaagtcttcagagtgttcggataatacaaaatgtgtgaaagagaagcaacatggaggCTCATGCAGAAAAGTCATGAAACAACCAAAATCATTttgttgtgatgactgtggaaaaagatttagccataagtcCAATTTAACCCATCATATGAAAGGCCACaccggacagaagccttttgcctgtgagctctgtggatacagatgtacccaaaaggcaagtttaaacaaacacatgagagttcacacaggagagaagccttttgcctgtgagctctgtgaatacaggtgtacccaaaaggcacatttaaacagacacatgagagttcacacaggagagaagccttttgcctgtgagctctgtggatacagatgtttccaaaaggcacatttaaacgaacacatgagagttcacacaggagagaagccttttgcctgtgagctctgtggatacagatgtacccaaaaggcacatttaaacagacacatgagagttcacacaggagagaagccttttgcctgtgagctctgtggatacagatgtaccctaaaggcaactttaaacacacacatgaaagtccacactggagagaagccttttgcctgtgagctctgtggatacagatgtaccctgaaggcacatttaaacagacacatgagagttcacacaggagagaagccttttgcctgtgagctctgtggatacagatgtaccctaaaggcaactttaaacacacacatgaaagtccacacaggagagaagccttttgcctgtgagctctgtggatacagatgtacccaaaaggcaagtttaaacacacacatgagagttcacacaggagagaagccttttgcctgtgagctctgtgaatacagatgtacccaaaaggcaaatttaaacacacacatgagagttcacacaggagagaagccttttgcctgtgagctctgtggatacagatgtaccctaaaggcaattttaaacaaacacatgagagttcacacaggagagaagccttttgcctgtgagctctgtgaatacagatgtacccaaaaggcaaatttaaacacacacatgagagttcacacaggagagaagccttttgcctgtgagctctgtggatacagatgtaccctaaaggcaagtttaaacaaacacatgagagttcacacaggagagaagccttttgtctgtgagctctgtggacaaagatttcaccaaaagacacatttaaagagacatacgagcatccacacaagtgtgtgtgtgtga